A genomic window from Mesorhizobium shangrilense includes:
- a CDS encoding DUF7146 domain-containing protein: MTPPHAIHDLSRSLARNAEAVCRHYLSSGSKHGRYWLVGDTANNPGRSLYVRLAGPDSGKGAAGKWTDAAQGSHGDLLDLIRESCGLKTVHDAADEARRFLSLPRPDPLPARPAAAVGKQRSDAFRRLWAMSGTLSGTHAEAYLRARCLTHLTGTTASLRFHPGCYYRGDDGARATFPALIAAVTDERMALKGLHRTWLDPRHPAKAHVEHPRRAMGALLGHGVRFGFDHPADVMTAGEGIETMLSLRQIMPLMPMIAALSAAHLGALVLPPGVKRLYIAEDADGAGRRGVERLHARACNDGIETMRLKPALGDFNDDLRRAGLADLTLRICAQLTAADAARFVPR; encoded by the coding sequence ATGACCCCTCCCCACGCCATCCATGACCTGTCGCGCTCTCTTGCCCGCAACGCCGAGGCGGTGTGCCGCCACTATCTCTCCAGCGGCTCGAAACATGGCCGCTACTGGCTGGTCGGCGACACCGCCAACAATCCCGGCCGTTCGCTCTACGTCCGCCTCGCCGGTCCCGACAGCGGCAAGGGAGCGGCCGGGAAATGGACCGACGCCGCACAAGGCAGCCACGGCGATCTGCTCGATCTCATCCGCGAAAGCTGCGGCCTGAAAACCGTCCACGACGCTGCCGACGAGGCCCGCCGATTCCTCAGCCTGCCGCGCCCCGACCCGCTGCCCGCCCGACCCGCCGCTGCCGTCGGCAAGCAGCGCTCCGACGCCTTCCGCCGCCTGTGGGCGATGTCCGGCACGCTCTCCGGCACCCACGCCGAAGCCTATCTGCGCGCCCGTTGCCTCACCCATCTCACCGGCACGACCGCCAGCCTCCGCTTCCACCCCGGCTGCTACTATCGCGGCGACGACGGCGCCCGCGCCACCTTTCCCGCCCTGATCGCCGCTGTCACCGACGAGCGCATGGCGCTCAAAGGCCTGCACCGCACCTGGCTCGATCCCCGCCATCCGGCCAAGGCACATGTCGAACATCCGCGCCGCGCCATGGGCGCCCTGCTCGGCCACGGTGTCCGTTTCGGCTTCGACCACCCCGCCGACGTGATGACCGCCGGCGAGGGCATCGAGACGATGCTGTCACTGCGTCAGATCATGCCCTTGATGCCGATGATCGCCGCATTGTCCGCCGCCCATCTCGGCGCACTCGTGCTGCCGCCCGGCGTCAAACGGCTCTACATCGCCGAGGATGCCGACGGAGCCGGCCGCCGCGGCGTCGAACGCCTGCACGCCCGCGCCTGCAACGACGGCATCGAGACGATGCGCCTGAAGCCCGCGCTCGGCGACTTCAACGACGATTTGCGCCGCGCCGGCCTCGCCGACCTGACCCTGCGCATCTGCGCCCAGCTCACCGCCGCCGACGCCGCCCGTTTCGTCCCCCGCTAG